From a single Pleurodeles waltl isolate 20211129_DDA chromosome 8, aPleWal1.hap1.20221129, whole genome shotgun sequence genomic region:
- the LOC138249432 gene encoding olfactory receptor 51G2-like, with amino-acid sequence MSINISNIGLPSFLLMGFPGTHATNIWISLLLIPVYLVSIMGNGLILIIMQTNSQLREPMHLLLSMLAATDLCLALSTLPTVLGVFCFDYGRIHFNACLIQLFFIHTLCVMESSILLAMAFDRYVAICNPLRYTSILLPLISKIGLVSVIRGVLIVLPATCLLKRLSYCDNTALSHAFCYHPDVIKLACSDTNINNKYGLAVILCTYPLDSLCIMFSYMMILRTVLSGAREAGHLKALNTCASHLCVVLLFYIPLIGLTLAHRYAQKGSTLLLILMGGVFLVVPPALNPIVYSIKTKQIRNAICERFCGKKESTNPNKVALRVNSVSDFVALERDV; translated from the coding sequence ATGTCCATCAACATCAGCAATATCGGTCTTCCATCCTTCCTGCTGATGGGCTTTCCTGGGACACATGCTACAAATATTTGGATTTCTCTCCTCCTCATCCCAGTGTATCTGGTCTCTATCATGGGAAATGGCCTCATTTTGATCATCATGCAAACAAATAGCCAGCTCAGAGAGCCTATGCATCTTTTACTTTCAATGCTTGCAGCCACAGATCTGTGTCTGGCTCTCTCTACATTACCCACAGTGCTTGGCGTGTTCTGCTTTGACTACGGAAGAatacattttaatgcctgcctgatCCAGTTGTTCTTCATTCATACACTATGCGTCATGGAATCTTCCATTTTACTGGCCATGGCTTTTGACCGCTATGTTGCCATATGTAACCCTCTGCGATATACCTCAATATTGCTTCCACTAATATCAAAAATAGGACTTGTTTCTGTAATCCGGGGAGTGCTCATTGTTTTGCCTGCAACCTGTTTGCTGAAAAGGCTTTCttactgtgacaacactgctctctCCCACGCCTTCTGCTATCACCCGGATGTGATCAAACTCGCTTGTTCAGACACCAATATCAACAATAAATATGGCTTGGCGGTGATACTGTGCACCTATCCACTGGACTCGCTTTGCATCATGTTTTCCTACATGATGATTCTAAGGACTGTCTTGAGTGGAGCACGTGAAGCTGGACACCTGAAGGCTCTAAACACCTGCGCGAGCCACCTCTGCGTGGTCCTTCTGTTTTATATCCCACTGATCGGGTTGACCTTGGCCCACAGGTACGCGCAGAAGGGGTCAACACTGCTGCTCATCCTCATGGGTGGAGTCTTTCTTGTGGTACCTCCAGCTCTGAACCCAATAGTTTACAGCATCAAAACCAAACAAATCCGTAATGCCATTTGTGAAAGGTTCTGTGGGAAAAAGGAGAGCACGAACCCCAATAAGGTGGCACTGAGGGTAAACTCTGTGAGTGACTTTGTAGCCTTGGAGAGGGATGTGTGA